Sequence from the Puniceicoccus vermicola genome:
CCCGACCTTTCTCGATCCAGACAACTTCGACTTCTGGATGAAAATGCCAATGGGAATCCACGCTTGGTTTGGAGAAGGTGGAAACTTTGACTCCAATCTGGCCTCCGGAAAGGGCTTCAAGCTGTGGTGGATCCGGTATCATATCAGATGGGTCATCTTAGGTTCTGTCTGGAAGAGTCATCGCGATTATTTCTCTCACGGAGAACGTTATGATTCATGATACACGTCTCTCGATGGATTTGTGTTAAAATAGTATTGAAACATTTGCAATAGGGTAGAAGAGAATCTGTTGACTTCGATCTATACTGAGGTCCGATGAATTCTTCCCCCCCCCTCCCAACGGTTCTCGCCGCTGTAGCGCATCCGGATGACATTGAGTTCTGCTTTGCAGGCACTCTTGCTCATTTGAAAGAGGTAGGTTGTTCCGTGCATATGTGGAATCTGGCGAATGGCTGTTGTGGGGATGCGGTTCGCGGCAGAGAGGAGACCGCCAATATTCGATGGAAAGAGTCCCGAGCGTCCGCCGCGGTATTGGGCGCATACGCGCACAAACCGGTTTTTGATGACCTCGCCGTTTTCTATGATCGCCGCTCGCTCTCCAT
This genomic interval carries:
- a CDS encoding PIG-L deacetylase family protein, whose amino-acid sequence is MNSSPPLPTVLAAVAHPDDIEFCFAGTLAHLKEVGCSVHMWNLANGCCGDAVRGREETANIRWKESRASAAVLGAYAHKPVFDDLAVFYDRRSLS